One window of Psychrobacillus sp. FSL H8-0483 genomic DNA carries:
- a CDS encoding metalloregulator ArsR/SmtB family transcription factor, whose protein sequence is MQAKDMCEVTCEVTIVHEEVVQSIKKQLPDVTKVAQIFKALADETRLKIAYALTIEEELCVCDVSEVIGSSTATASHHLRFLRELSLAKSRRKGKLVYYSLADHHVNELVKIAYEHAVEKGEESGEHS, encoded by the coding sequence ATGCAAGCGAAAGATATGTGTGAAGTAACTTGTGAAGTAACGATAGTGCATGAAGAAGTGGTGCAATCAATAAAAAAACAATTGCCAGATGTTACAAAGGTTGCGCAAATTTTTAAGGCATTAGCAGATGAAACAAGATTAAAAATAGCGTATGCACTAACAATAGAAGAAGAGCTTTGTGTATGTGATGTGAGTGAAGTAATTGGTTCTTCTACAGCAACAGCATCCCATCATTTACGATTTCTTCGAGAGTTATCTCTCGCGAAATCTCGACGCAAAGGAAAATTAGTTTATTATTCATTAGCAGACCATCACGTCAATGAGTTAGTTAAAATCGCATATGAACATGCGGTAGAAAAGGGTGAGGAAAGTGGAGAACACAGTTAA
- the murB gene encoding UDP-N-acetylmuramate dehydrogenase — protein MSIQKWFQDLITQLDPQNVKIDEALHLHTMTRMGGIADLFVTPETEEQVAFVVQYAYENKIPLLLLGNGSNMVVRDGGVRGIVLCLEKLNKIKIVGNRVIAESGSDIIDVSRAVAKETLSGLEFACGIPGSVGGAMAMNAGAYGGEVQDVILQCTVLTQSGEKLILSKEELELGYRKSIITKKGYYVLSAEFELQKGKQEEIDAKVADLTFQRESKQPLEYPSAGSVFKRPPGYFAGKLIQDSGLQGKGFGGAEVSTKHAGFIINKNNATATDYISTIEMVKKTVKENFDIDLELEVKIVGENKE, from the coding sequence TTGAGTATACAAAAATGGTTTCAAGATTTAATTACACAGTTAGATCCTCAGAATGTAAAAATAGATGAAGCACTACACTTGCATACAATGACACGCATGGGTGGAATTGCAGATTTATTTGTCACACCGGAAACAGAAGAGCAAGTAGCATTCGTTGTTCAATATGCGTATGAAAATAAAATTCCTTTATTACTACTTGGGAATGGCTCTAATATGGTCGTTCGAGATGGTGGTGTTCGTGGTATTGTTCTTTGCTTAGAAAAGTTGAATAAAATTAAGATAGTAGGAAATAGAGTAATCGCTGAAAGTGGATCCGATATTATCGACGTTTCGAGAGCAGTAGCGAAGGAAACGCTATCAGGTTTAGAATTTGCTTGTGGTATTCCTGGATCTGTCGGTGGTGCTATGGCAATGAATGCTGGAGCATACGGTGGAGAAGTGCAAGATGTCATTCTGCAATGTACTGTGCTTACACAAAGTGGTGAAAAGCTCATTCTTTCAAAAGAAGAGTTAGAGCTTGGTTACCGAAAAAGTATCATTACAAAAAAAGGTTACTATGTATTGTCTGCTGAGTTTGAGCTTCAAAAAGGTAAGCAAGAAGAAATTGATGCTAAAGTTGCAGACTTAACATTCCAACGAGAATCCAAGCAACCGCTAGAATATCCTTCTGCAGGTAGTGTATTTAAACGACCACCGGGTTATTTTGCTGGCAAACTGATTCAAGATAGCGGCTTACAAGGAAAAGGCTTTGGTGGAGCAGAAGTTTCGACGAAGCATGCAGGTTTTATTATCAATAAAAACAATGCTACTGCTACTGATTATATCAGTACCATTGAAATGGTTAAAAAAACGGTTAAAGAAAACTTCGATATTGATCTAGAACTAGAAGTGAAAATTGTTGGCGAGAACAAAGAATAA
- a CDS encoding winged helix-turn-helix transcriptional regulator produces MKETLLCPRLSKAMELLGKRWTALIVYQLIEGAKRFNEIESSLPISGRLLSERLKELEKEGIVERTVFSEVPVRVEYNLTDKGLALKDVVGEIESWSKEWL; encoded by the coding sequence ATGAAGGAAACGTTATTATGTCCACGTTTATCGAAGGCGATGGAATTACTTGGGAAAAGATGGACAGCATTGATTGTTTATCAATTAATAGAAGGAGCAAAACGATTTAATGAAATTGAGTCTTCACTTCCTATTAGTGGTCGATTACTTTCTGAACGTTTAAAAGAGCTTGAAAAAGAAGGTATAGTAGAAAGAACCGTCTTTTCAGAGGTCCCGGTACGGGTCGAATATAACTTAACTGACAAAGGTCTTGCGCTAAAAGATGTAGTTGGTGAAATTGAATCTTGGTCTAAAGAATGGTTGTAA